The DNA sequence GATAAGGAAAAGAGAACCACACAGAACCAACGCTTGAGGGATACTTGAATCGTATCTAGCTTCGTGACCTTAATGAAAAGCGAGGTAACAATTCGGTCCACGACTACCACAATTGCAATTGCATAATCCTGACCCCTTCAATTTCCCTATCTTCGTTGTCTTTTTTTTCTAAGTTCTAATAAAGTGACATTCTGTGGTTCCCACTGCAAATGACTATCATATTCTTTAGTTGTGAATTAGTTAAAGTAACAGTTTTAAATTAATGCTTCGCTGTAGGTActccattatttttttttttcttttcgtctTCCTTTTCAATCTCTCTTATAGGTGGATTTGCTCTTCACcgtaatattttttgtattttagagTATATGTTGTTGCTAAATATTTAATAAACTATTTGAAAATGGATTCCTATAAAATTTGAGACTCTATATTATCAAAAAAAATGTAAAGattctaaaaatattaatattctagtgattttaaccgttaattttaattaatatactcTCAACATATTATTAACTATTAGATCTAGACAATTTCTAAATTGAAATGACTTTGACATTTGTTTTAACAATATATGTattttaatacttttttaaaatttatatactaaTCCTCAAATACTAGTACTACCTAataatctatctattctattatataaaaatcggatttctgcacttaatgatggaatGATAGAACTGACATGGCATGCTCTGAAGAGTATTTtccgatttaattattttaactcattcaatacaatttattaccatgacttaattatatcagctaattgatttgattagatatttaaatatcaatataatttattataatatatattacttgattaattttactacattaattgtaatttgttatattagttaattattgtattcatttataaagtttcaaataaaataaataatttgttgtttattctaattgaattcattaaatttaattatacattatgtacgaattaataataatttataaatcactctaatttataatatttaataaaataatttgtaaattactttatattatatatgtattaacgaaatattatatatgtcttaatgtgttaattaaatattatatacgcactgaaaaataaatataaagatgaTTTATATGATattgataatattatattagtacggtgattttttttttgttttgatatcatgtagtattttttttttgaaacaaaggaagctcaacacattaaagtggagcaaataaaagaaaaaagaagacacATAACTAGCTACCAACAAATAAACCAACCCCTACTATCCCCAGTACTCTCATCCTCCCCCAGGATCACCACCACTCCATTCCGTGTAGCTCATCAACGTCCTTATGTGTATGACCTCCAGGCTTGCTCTTGCATTCTTGAAGATTCGTGCATTCCGTTCCAACCAGATGTTCCAAATCACTGCAAAGAACACTGACATCCACATCTTCTTCCCCTGTTGTCTATTATGCATTCCATGCCAACTCTCAAACATTTCTTTAACAGTTCCGGGAATCACCCACTCCCTTCCTAGTAACCTCAGCCACttgcaccacacctgccatgttaCCTCACACCTAAGGAATAAATGCTCAACAGATTCTAATTCCTTGGTACACAGTACACACATACTATCCCCCAGAATGTTGACTCCTAGTTTAGTCAGCCGCTCCTTGGTGTTAACTCTACCCACTAGCACAAACCACCCAAAGAGCTCAATTCTCGGAGGAACGAAACCTTTCCAAATGGAACTCGTGAAGCTATAACTCGTTATCTCAGCTGATAATGTCTCCGCTTGTATAGCCTGGATCACAGAACTAGTAGAGAAAATACCTTTATTTTCAAACTTCCACACCACATTGTCCTCCCTACCTGATGACAACCTCACTGGCCTTAACCTCTCATGCAGTTGATTGACAAGCTCCAGCTCCCATTGGAACAGTGCCCTCCTCCATTGAAAATTCCAAATCCAATCAAGCCCATCCCAAAAACCACACTCCCCGATGACAAGTCCTTGCTGACTGGAAATAGAGTAGAGTCTCGGATGACTTCCTTTCAGAGTACCACCTTGAACCCAGTTATCTTCCCAAAATCGAGTCTGCATACCATTGCCTACTTCCATTGCCAGTCCACTTACCACTTTATCACGAATCCGCGGTTCTTTTATATTCAGCTGACATATGTCCTTCCAAGGGCCACCCTTTACTGGTAAAGGCTGAGTTGCTAACATGACATCCGGGTTCAACTTATTACACGAACACACAATCTTCTTCCACAGCgggcaatcctcctttgaaaacctccaccaccacttaaacagaagCGCTGTGTTTCTCAGCACTGCATCACCAACCCCCAATCCCCCAACCTTTTTTGGAGCCTGAACTATCTCCCACTTTACCATAGGTATACCATAGTTCCCGTTCTCCCTGCACCACATAAAGTTCCGTTGTAAAGCAATCAGCTTGTCCGCTACCGCCTTCGGCATCTTGTATAGACTAAGGTAGTAGATGGGGAGACTATTCAGCACCGATTTGATAAGGACCAGCTTACCTGATTTATtcaaaaccttggctttccacaAACTCAGCTTCTGTTCCACCTTATCAATGATTGgtttccaagtcttcaccaaGCGCGGATTCGCACCTAGAGAAACTCCCAAGTATCTAACCGGTAGAGAAGCTTGTTGGCATCCCAGCAGTCCACATGCCTGATCAATCCATCCTTGCTTACAGTTCACCGATATCAGATTcgatttatcaaagttaatgctcagcccagacatcaactcaaagcaccGTAACAGTCTCTTATAGTTTACAATTGTTTCAGTCTCCGGCGGGCAGAATAAAATAGTGTCATCTGCAAATTGTAGGTGTGACAGTTCAATAAGATCTCCCCCTACCAGCAGTGGAGCAATGCGGCCATTCCTCACAGCCTCCCCCAACATCCTATGCAACACATCTACAACTAATACGAATAGCAATGGAGAAAGTGGGTCCCCTTGTCTTAGTCCCCTCTCCATCTTGAATGGCTTGGAAGGTGCCCCGTTTACCAAGACTGCCATGGTGGCCGTAGTAACACACTCCTTCACCCAGCTCCTCCATTTTTGGCCGAAGCCCATTTTCTGTAGCACAATGTCAACAAAATCCCATCTCACTCTGTCATAGGCCTTCTGAAAATCCAGTTTGATAATGACTGCTGACTTTTTCCGAGTCTTCAGCCAATGAACCGTCTCGCAGGCTATGAGTGCACCATCATGAATTTTTCTTCCCTTTACAAATGCAGTCTGAGTCTCTCCAACCAGTCCCGACATCACAGATCGCATCCTGTGCACCAACACTTTCGAAATCACTTTGTACACACACCCCACCATACTAATCGGCCTAAAATCCTTCACCTCCTTTGCACCTTCAAACTTTGGAGCTAGTGTCACCCACGTTACATTGACATCCTTTGGCAATTTCGCACTTTGAAAGAACCCCATTACCGCAGCAGTGAATTCCGGCCCAATGTCATCCCAGCatttctttatgaagttcatgttAAACCCATCACTCCCTGGGGCCTTGGAAGATTCGCAGTCCCACACAGCCTCCTTAATTTCCTCATCCGTCGGCATCACTTCTAAAGCTTCAGCCTCATCCCTATGGATACACTTTACTAACCCATCTCTGATTCCAATCCTCGGAACATATTCCTATCGATATAAATCCTTGTAGAACCCTCTAATCGCACCTTTTATTCTCGCCTGATTCCGCACAAGTCTTCCATGTAACATCAGAGCATCAATCCTGTTATTCCGTCTTCTGGCCGAAGCAATGTTATGAAAGTATCTGGTATTCCTATCCATGTTTGCAGCATGCTTAGACCGAGACATCTGTTTCCAGTGCATTTCCTTTCTAATATACCATTTTGAACAAAAGCTCACAAGCGCCTTCCTTCTAGCCTCCGTTGTACCATCATAAACTCCATCACTGACTGAATTGTCCAGCTTGGTGAGCTCCTCCTCAAACCTCATGAGTCTCTTATCCATGTCCCGGAAGTTATCCTTGTGCCATTGCCGCAGTTGTATTGCTAGAGCCCTCAGCTTGCACGGGAACTGCGTTTCTCCGAGGCTTCGCCACTCATCCTTCACCATTCTCAGAAATCCCTCATGCGTAAACCAGGCGTCTAAACTTCTGAATGGTCTAGGGGGCCCCGTTACTCTTGTTAGTTCCATGATCACTGGGCAGTGATCAGACAATCCCCTTGGGCCACCCTTAATCCTAATATCCGGAAACACCTCAGTCCATTCAACATTAACCATCACCCTATCAATCCGACTACAGGAACGCCCCCTAAACCATGTATACTTCCTATCAGTAAGAGGCAAATCTATCAACTGCATGTCTCGCACCCATTCCTTAAATTCCTCCGATGACGCCATCAAGCTAGTAGCTCCTTTACGATCCTCTACTTGTAAAATTTCATTAAAGTCTCCGAGAAAACAGAAAGGAATCTGACACAACCCCGCCACATAGCTCAGTTCCTCCCACACCCCCCTCTTTGCCTCCCTCCCATGCGCCCCGTACACCAAACAGAAAGCACATCGGAAGTTGGTCTTTGTTAAAACGCCTTCAACACACAGCCACCTCTCACCTTTATACCTTTGATCTACTTGAAACACTCCTTCATCCCAAATTAATAGCAGACCCCCCGCCATTCCTGCAGATTCCACAAACTCCCAACCAGCAGTACTAGATCCCCAAAGCCTTGCGACCTCATATTTAGTAATCACTTCTTTTTTTGTTTCAAGCAATCCCAACATgttcaaattatatttatttttcaaagattTCAGCATGCTTAATTTACCGTCCCCCCTCCaccccctaatatt is a window from the Arachis hypogaea cultivar Tifrunner chromosome 17, arahy.Tifrunner.gnm2.J5K5, whole genome shotgun sequence genome containing:
- the LOC112763693 gene encoding uncharacterized protein, with amino-acid sequence MLGLLETKKEVITKYEVARLWGSSTAGWEFVESAGMAGGLLLIWDEGVFQVDQRYKGERWLCVEGVLTKTNFRCAFCLVYGAHGREAKRGVWEELSYVAGLCQIPFCFLGDFNEILQVEDRKGATSLMASSEEFKEWVRDMQLIDLPLTDRKYTWFRGRSCSRIDRVMVNVEWTEVFPDIRIKGGPRGLSDHCPVIMELTRVTGPPRPFRSLDAWFTHEGFLRMVKDEWRSLGETQFPCKLRALAIQLRQWHKDNFRDMDKRLMRFEEELTKLDNSVSDGVYDGTTEARRKALVSFCSKWYIRKEMHWKQMSRSKHAANMDRNTRYFHNIASARRRNNRIDALMLHGRLVRNQARIKGAIRGFYKDLYR